From Pedobacter africanus, the proteins below share one genomic window:
- the uxaC gene encoding glucuronate isomerase, producing MKKFLDENFLLESKTAQSLYHDFAKQMPVIDYHNHLIPEQMANDINFENITQAWLYGDHYKWRAMRANGIDEYYITGGASDLEKFKKWAETVPYTLRNPLYHWTHLELQRYFDVYDVLSPANAERIYNECTAKLQTPEYSVLNLLRKMNVKTLCTTDDPLDNLEFHQKLKNDEVDIKIFPAFRPDKAMNADDISGLNAYINKLAGLSGSRINNLDDYLAALKARHDYFAANGCTVSDHGLEQIYAEDYTLEEVKVIFVKIRSNTALTLEEVLKFKSAMLFEFALWDHEKGWVQQYHLGALRNNNDRLLTQLGPDTGFDSIGDFSQAKQLSRFLNNLDGQNRLAKTILYNLNPADNELMATMIGNYNDGTVAGKVQWGSGWWFLDQKDGMIKQINTLSNMGLLSRFVGMLTDSRSFLSYPRHEYFRRILCNLFGEDVEKGELPDDREWLGKVIQDICYNNAKAYFKF from the coding sequence TCAATTTTGAGAATATTACCCAGGCCTGGCTTTATGGCGACCATTATAAGTGGCGTGCCATGCGTGCCAACGGTATAGATGAATATTATATTACAGGCGGAGCGTCTGATCTCGAAAAGTTCAAGAAATGGGCCGAAACTGTTCCTTATACTTTGAGGAATCCCTTATACCACTGGACCCATCTGGAACTGCAAAGGTATTTTGATGTATACGATGTCTTGTCGCCCGCCAACGCCGAGCGCATTTACAATGAATGTACGGCCAAACTTCAGACACCAGAATATTCTGTGCTGAACCTGCTGCGCAAAATGAATGTGAAAACATTGTGTACTACAGATGATCCACTGGATAACCTGGAATTTCATCAGAAACTTAAAAACGATGAGGTAGACATTAAAATTTTCCCCGCTTTCAGACCTGATAAAGCTATGAATGCAGATGATATTTCCGGTTTGAATGCTTATATCAATAAGCTTGCAGGGTTGTCGGGCTCAAGGATCAATAACCTGGACGACTATCTCGCTGCTTTAAAGGCCCGCCATGATTATTTTGCAGCCAATGGCTGTACGGTTTCGGATCACGGACTGGAACAGATCTATGCTGAAGACTATACCCTTGAAGAAGTAAAGGTCATCTTTGTAAAGATCCGGAGCAATACCGCCTTGACCTTAGAAGAAGTACTGAAGTTTAAATCGGCGATGCTGTTTGAATTTGCACTTTGGGACCACGAAAAGGGTTGGGTGCAGCAATACCATCTGGGTGCTTTAAGAAATAACAACGACAGACTGCTGACTCAGCTGGGACCGGATACCGGGTTTGATTCGATTGGTGATTTTAGTCAGGCCAAACAATTGTCACGTTTTCTGAATAATCTGGACGGTCAGAACCGATTGGCAAAAACCATATTGTATAACCTTAACCCTGCCGACAATGAATTAATGGCTACCATGATTGGTAACTATAATGACGGAACGGTTGCCGGTAAAGTGCAATGGGGTTCGGGCTGGTGGTTCCTCGATCAAAAGGACGGAATGATTAAACAGATCAATACGCTTTCTAATATGGGACTTTTGAGCCGTTTTGTAGGGATGCTTACCGATTCCAGGAGTTTTCTTTCTTATCCGCGCCATGAATATTTCAGAAGGATCTTGTGCAACCTGTTTGGAGAAGATGTAGAAAAGGGTGAATTACCAGACGACAGGGAATGGCTTGGAAAAGTCATCCAGGATATTTGCTACAATAACGCGAAGGCGTATTTTAAGTTTTAG